The sequence TGCCGGATCCGGGAGATTCGCCGCCTCACTTGCCAAGCAAGCAAAATCATTAATATGTACGGACATTTCCGAATCTATGCTTAACCTATTGGACAGCAAGCTTGAGAAACAAGGAACACATCGAAACTGGAAAACCCTCATTGCGGATCACAGGAAATTACCAATTGAAGATCAATCCATTGATATCGTGATTTCCGGTTGGAGTATTTGTTATTTAACACATACAGGAAATGAGAGATGGGAAGAGAATTTAGAACAAATATTTAAAGAAATGAAAAGAGTCTTAAGAAATAGAGGCACGATTATCATTTTTGAAACAATGGGCACAGGCACGGAAATCCCCAAGCCACCAGAATACCTGAAGCCGTATTTTCATGCATTAACAGACAAATACGATTTCAAGCACCGCTGGGTACGTGCAGATTATGAATTCCCCAGCTTTGAGGAAGCGAAAAATGGAACGGAGTTTTTCTTTGGGAAAGAAGTGGCGCAGAGAATAGTTCATAATGAATGGTCGATCGTCCCGGAATGTGCGGGGATATGGTGGAAGCATTATTAGGTGTTCGGAAAACGCACACGACATCCGATACGCGCGAGGTGTGTAATGAACCGAATTGAACGAATCAGATCTATGGAAAAGCAATATCACGATGCCTGTTATGAAAACAACAAGTTATTTCAAGAAGGATCTTGGTTGCATAAACCGGTTAAAACCGTCCTAGATTTGTTCAGCCTGTTTGATCAGAAAGAGGAAGTACAGATTTTAGATTTAGGCTGTGGCGTAGGAAGGAACAGTATACCGATAGCGGAGAAATTAAAGCATCGATCGGGAAAGGTCGTATGCGTAGATTTGTTGGAGTCAGCTGTAAGTATTCTAGGGAAATATGCCAATCAATACGGCGTTGAAGAATGGATAGACCGAACCCAAATCGACATTGGCAACTTCCCTATTGGTTTTGAACGTTATGATTATATCTTTTCAGTTTCCAGTTTAGAACATTTAGATTCCGAGGCCACTTTCGACAAGGTAATTACGAATATGATTCAAGGCACGAAGGTCGGGGGAGTGAATTGCATAATCATCAGTACCAATGTAACGGAGACACTCATTGACTCCGGAACGAATGTTGAACCGATGTATGAGTTAAATTTTGAGACACAATATCTTATTGATAAGTTTCAAGATGCTTATAGAGGCTGGGAAACCTTGAAGCAGACTACAAGACCATACGATGTAGAAATCGAGAGAGAAGGGAAAAGGGTATTGCTCCACGGCGACGTAGTGACATGGGCGGTACAGAAAGTCGGCAATTGCGTCTAAATCTTACCTGGAGGTCATCTTGAATTGCAATGATGAGCGAACAGATTATTGTTCTATTTCAGCTAGGAAATAAATGGTATAATCATGAAGTGTGATTGAGTCTTGGGTGGCATGGTTTCCCTTCGAGTGGATGTGGCCATGGTGTTGAGGGACGCGATAACGATCATGATTCTTTATCGCAACCATTGCCCAAGCTCTTTTACCATTCAGCGGGAATAGAAAGTATAACCCACCCCAAGGCTGCTCGCCGAAGGTGGGTTTTTGGCATTTTTAACTTGCTCGGTCTACAAGAGGCATTTTCTAAAGCGTTGGGAGTGAAAACTTTGATATTCGTTATCAGACATGGACAGACCGATTGGAATAAAGAGGGGCGGCTCCAAGGTAGACAGGGTTTGCCCCTTAATGAGATGGGTAAAGCTCAAGCGGCTAATTTGAGGGATATTCTAAAAGATACTAGGTTTGATATTGTTTTTTCTTCCCCTCAAGAAAGGGCAATCCAAACCGCGGAAATCGTAACCGGTTTAAGCGTCAGCGTCGATTCCAGGCTAGATGTTTACGACCTTGGCGAAGCGGACGGTTTGAAAAGAAGCGAAGTTCGTCTTCACGGACATATTCCGGATCCCCATTTCTATAGAGGGGTGGAAGATGCGAGAGCTTTTATGAAACGAATTTTTGATTTCATGAATGAGCTGCAGAGCAATCTCGACATGAAGGATGCAAATCTTTTAATCTCAGGGCATAGGTGTACGACTGGTTGTATTGGAGCTTATTTCAATGGATTACCGAGTGACGGGAACATTTTGAAATACGCATCGGAAAATGGGGGGTACAAGACTTATACATTCATAAGCGGTTAAGGAGGTTGTTGGAGTGATACAAGAAGAACAACTAATCGATTTCGTTACTCCGTATTATATTGACAAGGATATTATGCATGATCTCAGTCATATAAGAAGAGTTGTTCAATCTGCGAAAAAGCTATTCAAATATTATCCTTCAGCGAATGAGGAAATTATTATTTTAGCGGCACATTTTCATGGGTTTATATACAAAGATGAAGCGGCAATTCGTCAGTTTCTGTCTGATCGAAATGTTGAAGAAAGCCTCGTTGATTTCATATGTAAGGTTGCTTGGGAGTCCCAAAAAGATGAAGAAGCTCAATCTCTTGAAGGACGAATCCTTCACGATGCTCATTTAATAGAAGGCGGAAAGACTTACATCATCGTAAAGTGTCTAGTAACCGGAACGGCAAGGGGACAAACACTAGAGGAAACTATAGATATCATCGAACAAAGAATACTCGGAAGATTTCATTGCTATTTACCGGAAGCTAAAGAGATTTATAAAGAAATGCATGATTTTGCGGAACAATTTATTAGGGATTTGAAAGCAGGACTCGAAGAGGCGTAGCTAGCGTAGCAGCTGCCGACCTCGGTCCGCGGAGCGATTCGATGGGAGGCGATTTTGTGGAAGTTGTTATTAAAAGGCTGGACTCAGAAGAATTACTGAACTTGTGGAAGCTGGCGTTTCAAGTACAAAAGATTTATCGAACCGACGATTATTATTTTCGGTGTCTTGAAGAAAATAAATCAGGAACCAGGGTGACGTTATTTGCTAGTATAGGAGACTCGATCGCCGGGTGCGCTCATCTGAAGTATAAATCCGAGTACCCTCATTTTTACGAACAGGGAATCCCGGAAATCAATGATCTTAATGTTTTCCCTGAGTTTAGGCGTAGAGGAATCGCGAATAGGCTCTTGGAGGAGTTCGAAAGAATCGTTAGAAAAGGCCATAAAAGAATCGGAATTGGAGTCGGGTTGTATCGCGATTACGGCGCGGCTCAAAGAATTTATTGTAGAAGAGGATATATTCCTGACGGGAATGGGCTCGTGTACAACAATGTAGAAGTAGAACCAGGGACAACAGTTCAAGTCGATGACGATTTGAACTTGTATTTTATCAAACAATTGTAGGTTAGGGGGTGGAATCTATTCTTTTATGTAAAAGGATAATCTTGATTGCACTCATGTCTCTCTTTTTCGTTGGATGTTCCGGCGGTGAATCCGACTTTACGGGATATGTGTTAGACGTAGACCAAGAAAGGAATAGATTATTGGTTGTGAGTGGAATAAGCAAGGAAGAGATCCTTGAAATACAGACCGTTGATTTTGCGGTGCTGGATCGATTAGAAGAGGCGTACTGGGTAAGCGGTAAAAACCCAGGCAATATCAAGAAGGGAGATTACATAGAAGTTTGGTTTAGGGGGGACATAGCGACTTCGTTTCCCGCTCAAGCGGAAGCAAAGAGAATAGTGACGCTGGAACGGAATCAGCAGTGAAGGTTTGGATTGAACGAATCGTAGATGAACGCGATATAGGGGTCGAAAAACTGTAGGGGGTACTAACATGGAGATCGTAAAAACTTTAGACCATGAGATCATCGCTCGCTTA is a genomic window of Paenibacillus antri containing:
- a CDS encoding GNAT family N-acetyltransferase, with product MEVVIKRLDSEELLNLWKLAFQVQKIYRTDDYYFRCLEENKSGTRVTLFASIGDSIAGCAHLKYKSEYPHFYEQGIPEINDLNVFPEFRRRGIANRLLEEFERIVRKGHKRIGIGVGLYRDYGAAQRIYCRRGYIPDGNGLVYNNVEVEPGTTVQVDDDLNLYFIKQL
- a CDS encoding histidine phosphatase family protein, giving the protein MIFVIRHGQTDWNKEGRLQGRQGLPLNEMGKAQAANLRDILKDTRFDIVFSSPQERAIQTAEIVTGLSVSVDSRLDVYDLGEADGLKRSEVRLHGHIPDPHFYRGVEDARAFMKRIFDFMNELQSNLDMKDANLLISGHRCTTGCIGAYFNGLPSDGNILKYASENGGYKTYTFISG
- a CDS encoding class I SAM-dependent methyltransferase; amino-acid sequence: MNRIERIRSMEKQYHDACYENNKLFQEGSWLHKPVKTVLDLFSLFDQKEEVQILDLGCGVGRNSIPIAEKLKHRSGKVVCVDLLESAVSILGKYANQYGVEEWIDRTQIDIGNFPIGFERYDYIFSVSSLEHLDSEATFDKVITNMIQGTKVGGVNCIIISTNVTETLIDSGTNVEPMYELNFETQYLIDKFQDAYRGWETLKQTTRPYDVEIEREGKRVLLHGDVVTWAVQKVGNCV
- a CDS encoding DUF3221 domain-containing protein, producing the protein MIALMSLFFVGCSGGESDFTGYVLDVDQERNRLLVVSGISKEEILEIQTVDFAVLDRLEEAYWVSGKNPGNIKKGDYIEVWFRGDIATSFPAQAEAKRIVTLERNQQ
- a CDS encoding class I SAM-dependent methyltransferase, with the protein product MATHEQIYRNEVDAYEFMISKQPGLTKYINEIQPIHGLDILDLGAGSGRFAASLAKQAKSLICTDISESMLNLLDSKLEKQGTHRNWKTLIADHRKLPIEDQSIDIVISGWSICYLTHTGNERWEENLEQIFKEMKRVLRNRGTIIIFETMGTGTEIPKPPEYLKPYFHALTDKYDFKHRWVRADYEFPSFEEAKNGTEFFFGKEVAQRIVHNEWSIVPECAGIWWKHY